A window of Exiguobacterium sp. FSL W8-0210 contains these coding sequences:
- a CDS encoding YlbF family regulator has product MAETNLYDHAYTLERALRETSEYTTLKDLYTQVNADPESNELFASFRNIQLELQQKQMQGEEITPDDMASAQTKMLEVQNNPLISQLMQEEQRMHTMLTEVTQIIMKPLEELYAPMMEQQDDVQ; this is encoded by the coding sequence ATGGCAGAAACAAACTTATACGATCACGCGTACACACTGGAGCGTGCATTACGTGAAACTTCGGAGTACACGACATTAAAAGACTTGTACACGCAAGTTAACGCGGATCCGGAATCAAACGAATTGTTCGCATCGTTCCGTAACATCCAACTCGAATTACAACAAAAACAGATGCAAGGTGAAGAAATCACACCAGACGATATGGCGTCTGCTCAAACAAAGATGCTCGAAGTACAAAACAACCCATTAATCAGTCAGCTGATGCAAGAAGAGCAACGGATGCACACGATGTTGACAGAAGTCACACAAATCATCATGAAGCCGTTAGAAGAACTCTACGCGCCAATGATGGAGCAACAAGACGACGTTCAATAA
- a CDS encoding transporter substrate-binding domain-containing protein: MKHGLKLAVAALSTAGVLAACGASNDNAGSDKESKVITVGTEATYPPFTYKEKGKLTGYDVDVMNEVAKRAGYKVDYKAMDFKGLIPALDSKRIDVIANQMGITPERQEKYAFSDAYTVSGSTIIVNNKTNDIKTLDDLKGKTVGSTQGSLYAKTAEEAGAKVKYYKGANQVLKDLEAGRVDAAMNDRLFVLTELKKAGYKVKAVGETFDKNESGFMMAKNSKYTEDFNKALAEMQEDGTLAKIGEKYFNEDISK; encoded by the coding sequence ATGAAACACGGTTTGAAATTAGCTGTAGCAGCATTATCGACAGCGGGGGTGCTTGCAGCATGCGGCGCTTCGAACGACAACGCAGGTTCTGATAAAGAGTCAAAAGTTATTACAGTCGGTACAGAAGCAACGTACCCACCTTTCACGTATAAAGAAAAAGGAAAATTGACAGGTTATGACGTAGACGTCATGAACGAAGTCGCAAAACGTGCCGGCTATAAAGTCGATTACAAAGCGATGGACTTCAAAGGACTCATCCCAGCACTCGATTCAAAACGGATCGATGTGATCGCGAACCAAATGGGAATCACGCCTGAGCGCCAAGAAAAATACGCTTTCTCTGATGCGTATACGGTCTCTGGTTCAACGATCATCGTCAACAATAAAACGAACGACATCAAAACACTCGACGACTTAAAAGGAAAGACAGTCGGTTCGACACAAGGTTCACTTTATGCCAAAACGGCTGAAGAAGCTGGCGCGAAAGTGAAGTACTACAAAGGTGCGAACCAAGTCTTAAAAGATCTTGAAGCAGGTCGTGTTGATGCTGCTATGAACGATCGTCTCTTCGTTTTAACGGAGCTGAAAAAAGCAGGCTATAAAGTCAAAGCGGTCGGTGAGACGTTCGATAAGAACGAATCAGGCTTCATGATGGCGAAAAACAGCAAGTATACAGAAGACTTTAATAAAGCACTCGCTGAGATGCAAGAAGACGGCACTCTTGCAAAAATCGGTGAGAAGTATTTCAACGAGGATATCAGTAAGTGA
- a CDS encoding IS1182 family transposase yields the protein MFKDYNMNQLVLPLDLEVRLQENDIAFAVHHLVESIPDDVFEPFMRTTGCPAYHPRMMMKIILCAYTQSVFSGRKIEGLLSDSLRMMWLAQGNAPSYRTINRFRVHPAVTPILKQAFVTFRCHLVEMGEINEEAIFIDGTKLEANANRYTFVWRKSIERHSASLVDKSNRIYDNLVEQDILPEIERESPDELTLSELEHMGEAVDAHIASINQKIEASTDTQERKRLRSERKEPRLLRKEITDFIERKQRYALQKRTLAGRNSYLKTDTDATFMRMKEDHMQNGQLKPGYNVQIATEGQYTLAYDIYPNPTDARTLLPFLDEVSSYLPLPPHIVADAGYGSQENYQDILMRRGRIPLIPYTMFEKEKSRKWRNDPFNTANWSYDETADRFVCPNGQDVTFRYMSKRTDRYGFTRDFKVYESEGCDGCPFRSRCTKAEEGRHRQVHINTSWEEQKEQMKKWLSDQKTGSLYAKRKIDVEPVFGYLKANLSFTRFSVRGKAKVKRELGFILMAVNLRKWLIQSVARRAA from the coding sequence ATGTTTAAAGATTATAACATGAACCAGCTGGTTCTGCCCTTAGATTTAGAAGTTCGTCTTCAAGAAAACGATATCGCGTTCGCTGTCCACCATCTCGTCGAATCCATTCCAGACGATGTGTTCGAGCCTTTCATGCGCACGACAGGATGCCCGGCTTACCATCCACGCATGATGATGAAAATCATCTTATGTGCCTACACACAATCGGTCTTCTCCGGTCGGAAGATTGAAGGATTACTATCCGATAGTCTGCGGATGATGTGGCTAGCACAAGGGAATGCGCCGAGCTATCGTACCATCAACCGTTTTCGAGTGCATCCCGCAGTCACTCCGATATTGAAGCAAGCCTTCGTTACCTTCCGTTGCCATCTCGTCGAGATGGGAGAAATCAATGAAGAAGCCATCTTTATCGATGGTACAAAGTTAGAGGCGAATGCGAACCGATATACCTTTGTTTGGCGGAAATCGATTGAACGTCATAGTGCGTCTCTCGTGGACAAATCGAATCGTATCTATGACAACCTCGTCGAACAAGACATCCTACCGGAAATTGAACGAGAAAGCCCGGACGAGCTCACTCTCTCAGAACTCGAACACATGGGTGAAGCTGTAGACGCACATATCGCTTCCATCAACCAAAAAATCGAGGCGAGTACGGACACTCAAGAAAGAAAACGTCTGCGTTCTGAACGGAAGGAACCACGTCTCCTTCGAAAGGAGATTACAGATTTCATCGAGCGGAAACAGAGATACGCCCTTCAAAAGAGGACGCTCGCTGGACGGAACAGCTATTTGAAAACGGACACAGACGCGACGTTCATGCGAATGAAGGAAGATCATATGCAAAATGGACAACTCAAACCAGGCTATAACGTTCAAATCGCGACCGAAGGACAATACACACTCGCTTATGATATTTATCCGAATCCGACGGATGCCCGGACGTTACTCCCCTTTTTAGATGAGGTCAGCTCATATTTACCACTACCACCGCATATCGTTGCGGATGCCGGCTATGGGAGTCAGGAGAATTATCAGGATATTCTGATGCGCCGTGGGCGCATTCCACTCATCCCTTACACGATGTTCGAAAAAGAAAAGTCGCGAAAATGGCGCAACGATCCCTTTAACACAGCGAACTGGTCTTACGATGAAACGGCGGATCGGTTTGTGTGCCCGAATGGACAGGACGTAACGTTCCGTTACATGTCCAAGAGAACAGATCGTTACGGATTCACGCGTGATTTCAAGGTGTATGAAAGTGAAGGGTGTGATGGCTGCCCGTTCCGCTCCCGTTGTACAAAGGCCGAAGAAGGGCGTCACCGACAGGTACACATAAACACTTCATGGGAAGAACAAAAAGAACAGATGAAAAAATGGCTTTCAGATCAAAAAACAGGATCCCTCTATGCGAAACGGAAGATAGACGTGGAACCAGTTTTTGGATATCTGAAGGCTAATTTGAGTTTCACTCGCTTTTCTGTGCGAGGAAAAGCGAAGGTGAAGCGTGAGCTCGGCTTCATCCTCATGGCCGTAAATTTGAGGAAATGGCTCATCCAAAGCGTTGCCCGAAGGGCAGCTTGA
- a CDS encoding YhzD family protein — protein MQYTITVFSDRGETLLDDVFEAETDGQAREEGIRRLNESGYAHHAARVTRSGRLIHFERAYLPRIVPASS, from the coding sequence ATGCAGTATACGATTACAGTCTTTTCAGATCGTGGTGAAACGTTACTCGATGACGTTTTTGAAGCAGAAACTGATGGACAAGCTCGAGAAGAAGGGATTCGGCGTCTCAATGAGAGTGGGTACGCTCATCATGCCGCTCGCGTCACACGTTCAGGTCGTTTGATTCATTTCGAGCGCGCTTACTTGCCACGAATCGTTCCTGCTTCCTCTTGA
- a CDS encoding ABC transporter ATP-binding protein — protein MAEIRLEHIDKIYSGDAKAVDDFNLHIKDKEFIVFVGPSGCGKSTTLRMIAGLEEISGGDFIIDGKRMNDVAPKDRDIAMVFQNYALYPHMNVFDNMAFGLKLRKFPKDEIKQRVDNAARILGLEEYLERKPKALSGGQRQRVAIGRAIVRDAKVFLMDEPLSNLDAKLRVQMRKEIIQLHKRLETTTIYVTHDQTEAMTLATRIVIMKAGIIQQVGTPKEVYDHPDNMFVAGFIGSPSMNFLTGKLAEDGLFHVSGTEEKFEVPEGKMKVLRDRGYTNKDLVLGIRPEDIHAELIYQDTKTAHRFPAHIEVSELMGAESYLYSKVGQQAFTARVDSRSHVEMGSQLDLFFDMTKAHFFDASTEATIR, from the coding sequence ATGGCTGAAATTCGTCTTGAACATATCGATAAAATCTACTCAGGTGATGCAAAAGCGGTTGATGACTTCAACCTTCACATTAAAGATAAAGAATTCATCGTCTTCGTCGGACCATCAGGTTGCGGTAAATCAACGACGCTCCGGATGATCGCTGGGCTCGAAGAAATCTCAGGTGGGGATTTCATCATCGACGGTAAACGCATGAACGATGTAGCGCCAAAAGATCGCGATATCGCGATGGTCTTCCAAAACTACGCGCTGTATCCACACATGAACGTCTTCGATAACATGGCGTTCGGATTAAAGCTTCGGAAGTTCCCGAAAGATGAAATCAAACAACGCGTCGATAACGCAGCTCGTATCCTTGGTCTTGAAGAATATCTCGAGCGGAAGCCAAAAGCACTTTCTGGTGGTCAGCGTCAACGGGTAGCGATTGGTCGCGCCATCGTTCGTGATGCTAAAGTCTTCTTGATGGATGAGCCGCTCTCGAACTTAGATGCTAAATTGCGGGTACAAATGCGTAAGGAAATCATTCAGTTACACAAACGTCTTGAGACGACGACGATTTACGTTACGCACGATCAGACGGAAGCGATGACGCTTGCGACACGAATCGTCATCATGAAAGCGGGTATCATTCAACAAGTCGGTACGCCGAAAGAAGTCTATGATCACCCGGATAACATGTTCGTCGCCGGATTCATCGGTTCACCATCGATGAACTTCTTGACAGGTAAATTAGCAGAAGACGGTCTCTTCCACGTTTCAGGAACAGAAGAGAAGTTCGAAGTACCAGAAGGGAAAATGAAAGTTCTCCGTGACCGTGGTTACACGAACAAGGATCTCGTCCTCGGAATTCGCCCAGAAGACATCCATGCGGAATTGATCTACCAAGATACGAAAACAGCACACCGCTTCCCAGCACATATCGAAGTCTCCGAATTGATGGGTGCAGAGTCTTACCTCTACTCAAAAGTCGGGCAACAAGCGTTCACGGCACGTGTTGATTCTCGTTCACACGTCGAGATGGGATCGCAGCTTGATCTTTTCTTTGATATGACAAAAGCACACTTCTTCGATGCTTCAACAGAAGCAACGATCCGTTAA
- the namA gene encoding NADPH dehydrogenase NamA, with protein MKTKLFDTVQLGALTFRNRVIMAPMCMYSAKEDGLVTDWHVTHYATRAMGGVGGVILEASAVTPDGRISAGDLGIWSDAHIEGLQRIAEQVKAAGAKAGIQLAHAGRKSTTAEPPLAPSALPFDDTYTHPRALTLEEIATIKQQFIDAALRAERAGYDFIEIHGAHGYLLNTFLSPLSNVREDQYGGSIENRMRLLLEIIDGIQAVSKLSIWVRISAADHATGGMTATDYIPLAKELAARHIDLLDCSSGAVVANAVPEVYPGYQVSYAEELKRETGIATGAVGLITTAAHAEEIVRNGRADIVLLARELLRQPYWVYHAAAELGDTVALPKQYERAPIRTVR; from the coding sequence ATGAAGACGAAGTTGTTTGATACGGTTCAACTCGGAGCGTTGACATTCCGAAATCGGGTCATCATGGCGCCGATGTGTATGTACAGTGCAAAAGAAGATGGACTCGTTACGGATTGGCATGTCACGCACTATGCAACCCGTGCGATGGGTGGTGTCGGTGGCGTCATCTTAGAAGCGAGTGCTGTTACGCCAGACGGTCGCATTTCAGCCGGTGATCTTGGAATTTGGTCAGATGCGCATATCGAAGGCTTACAACGGATCGCAGAGCAAGTCAAAGCAGCGGGTGCCAAAGCAGGCATTCAACTGGCCCATGCCGGGCGCAAAAGCACGACGGCAGAACCACCCCTTGCACCGAGTGCTTTACCGTTTGATGATACGTATACACATCCACGAGCATTAACGCTTGAGGAAATCGCGACGATCAAACAACAGTTCATCGATGCAGCACTGCGTGCGGAACGAGCAGGGTACGATTTCATTGAAATTCATGGGGCTCATGGTTACTTATTGAACACGTTCCTCTCTCCGTTATCAAACGTTCGTGAGGACCAATACGGTGGTTCGATTGAAAATCGGATGCGCTTGTTGCTAGAGATCATTGATGGCATTCAAGCCGTTTCCAAGCTCTCGATTTGGGTCCGGATTTCAGCAGCGGATCACGCAACAGGGGGAATGACGGCGACGGATTATATTCCACTCGCAAAAGAACTAGCTGCACGTCACATCGATTTACTCGACTGTAGTTCAGGTGCTGTCGTCGCTAATGCCGTACCGGAAGTGTATCCAGGCTATCAAGTGAGCTATGCGGAAGAGTTGAAACGAGAGACGGGTATTGCAACAGGCGCGGTTGGATTGATCACGACAGCTGCCCATGCAGAAGAAATCGTCCGTAACGGTCGAGCAGATATTGTCCTGCTCGCACGTGAACTACTTCGCCAACCTTACTGGGTCTACCATGCGGCAGCCGAACTAGGAGACACGGTCGCCTTGCCGAAACAATACGAACGGGCACCGATCCGGACGGTTCGTTAA
- a CDS encoding HD domain-containing protein, whose protein sequence is MKGIGKLAVGETLDQRAMIKQAVKGIAANGKPYLTLILTDKTGEIETKMWDTSDLEKYAPKSIVHAAGEVMDYRGRTQLKLKQITVLEETNVEDYVQSAPIPREQIETEVLAFVESIQNSDMKKLVKHLITSRFDAYFTHPAAVKNHHAFYSGLSYHVLSMLRLADQIAQLYPTLNRDVLISGIILHDYAKIKELSDPVAPEYTLPGKLVGHITMMVAELEKVGAELQIDAEVLTVLQHLVLSHHGRPEWGSAVAPQMREAEVLFLIDNLDARMTMMDRLLEYVEPGQFSERSFALDNRAFYRPKL, encoded by the coding sequence ATGAAAGGAATCGGTAAATTAGCAGTTGGAGAAACGCTCGATCAACGAGCGATGATCAAGCAAGCAGTCAAAGGAATTGCAGCAAATGGGAAACCATACTTGACGCTCATCTTGACGGATAAGACAGGCGAAATCGAGACGAAGATGTGGGATACGAGTGATCTTGAAAAATATGCGCCGAAATCAATCGTCCATGCTGCTGGAGAAGTCATGGACTATCGGGGACGGACACAACTCAAGCTCAAACAAATCACGGTCCTAGAGGAGACGAATGTCGAGGACTACGTCCAATCCGCACCGATTCCGCGAGAGCAGATCGAGACGGAAGTACTCGCGTTCGTAGAATCGATTCAGAACAGTGATATGAAAAAGCTCGTTAAACATTTGATTACTTCACGATTTGACGCCTATTTCACGCATCCGGCAGCGGTCAAGAACCATCATGCTTTTTACTCGGGGCTGTCATACCACGTCCTTTCCATGTTGCGTCTAGCGGATCAAATCGCTCAACTCTATCCGACCTTAAACCGTGACGTGCTAATCAGTGGCATCATTCTGCACGATTATGCGAAAATCAAGGAGTTATCCGATCCGGTTGCACCGGAATATACGTTGCCTGGTAAACTCGTCGGTCATATTACGATGATGGTAGCGGAACTTGAAAAAGTCGGAGCAGAATTACAAATTGACGCAGAAGTACTGACGGTCTTGCAACATCTCGTCTTAAGTCATCACGGACGACCGGAATGGGGTTCTGCTGTCGCACCACAGATGCGCGAGGCAGAAGTCTTGTTCTTGATCGATAACCTTGATGCACGGATGACGATGATGGATCGTCTCCTTGAATATGTCGAGCCAGGACAGTTCTCGGAACGATCATTCGCACTAGATAATCGTGCTTTTTACCGTCCGAAGCTATAA
- a CDS encoding DUF445 family protein — MSDTFLLVLKLVGIIVIGALIGTVTNHLAIRMLFRPLEPKYIGKFRVPFTPGLIPKRRDELAANLGRTVVKHLLTPEGIGKRLASPAVRGAVTRLVEQEVMKWTRSEETTEAWISRFIDEPKQRIQGKISYHLEQEFSLLMGKWRKKSVRELIGEAGEQKIEEVMPRLVTSVLHQAEEYFDGPEGRLQLEETVARFIQQRLGGGMFGMLLANVNVVDMIQPELKRVLQSESTSQFILALLRQEWQKGLDRPLSSYMTEETESRIRQTVKEQVLARLPIESMLATPLRIWLNPLEAQLLEQHVPVVIDHLFERTTNQIGQILQTLDLETIVREEVGLLDTAYLEEIVLSISKREFRAITWLGGLLGGLIGLIQAGLYLV, encoded by the coding sequence ATGTCAGATACGTTTTTACTCGTATTGAAACTTGTCGGAATCATTGTCATTGGTGCCCTGATTGGCACAGTCACGAATCATCTAGCGATTCGGATGTTATTTCGACCACTTGAACCGAAATACATCGGAAAATTTCGCGTACCCTTTACCCCGGGTCTGATTCCTAAACGGCGGGATGAACTGGCAGCGAATCTCGGACGGACGGTCGTCAAGCATCTTTTGACGCCAGAAGGGATCGGGAAACGTCTCGCATCACCAGCTGTTCGTGGAGCCGTCACGCGACTTGTCGAACAAGAAGTCATGAAATGGACACGCTCGGAAGAGACGACGGAAGCGTGGATTAGTCGCTTCATCGACGAACCCAAACAACGGATCCAAGGGAAAATCAGTTATCACTTGGAGCAGGAGTTTTCGCTCCTCATGGGTAAATGGCGTAAAAAATCCGTACGCGAGTTAATCGGGGAAGCCGGAGAACAAAAAATCGAGGAGGTCATGCCAAGACTCGTCACATCCGTATTGCACCAAGCAGAGGAATATTTTGATGGACCAGAAGGACGTCTACAACTCGAGGAAACGGTTGCTCGTTTCATCCAACAGCGTCTCGGAGGTGGGATGTTCGGGATGTTGCTCGCGAACGTCAACGTCGTTGATATGATTCAGCCGGAGCTGAAACGGGTACTTCAATCAGAGTCGACGTCTCAGTTCATCCTTGCCTTATTACGTCAGGAATGGCAAAAGGGACTGGATCGTCCACTGTCGTCTTATATGACAGAAGAGACGGAGTCACGGATTCGACAGACCGTCAAAGAACAAGTCTTGGCGCGTTTACCGATTGAATCGATGCTTGCTACACCATTACGCATCTGGTTGAATCCACTCGAAGCACAATTACTCGAGCAACATGTTCCTGTCGTCATCGATCATCTATTCGAACGGACGACGAATCAAATCGGGCAAATCTTGCAGACACTCGATCTCGAAACGATTGTTCGAGAAGAGGTAGGTTTGCTGGATACTGCATATCTCGAGGAAATCGTCTTATCGATTTCCAAACGGGAATTCCGGGCTATCACTTGGCTTGGAGGGTTGTTAGGTGGTTTAATTGGATTGATACAGGCGGGGCTTTATCTCGTCTAA
- the dinB gene encoding DNA polymerase IV codes for MERKIIHIDMDAFYASVEQRDRPRLKGVPVVVGGPPHARGVVATCSYEARKYGIHSAMPSRRAFQLCPRAVFIRPRFDVYRAVSAQIMALFREVTPLVEPLSLDEAYLDVTENYFDQKSATYIAQYVLQQIKERTGLTASAGVSNSKLVAKVASGYEKPNGLTVVPPEDVISFLSPLKIGDLHGVGKVTEQALRKQGIETVADVQAMPVEQLRALLGRDRGTELHAMAHGIDERPVRPERERKSIGSETTFEEDTEDIDTIFETLIRESKSVIASLQKKELVCRTITIKWKTDTFQSRSKRHTFSEETADEERLLEETTKLFNGITFDGPIRLIGMTVSHLTTPPAARQLTWQDLDLRL; via the coding sequence ATGGAACGAAAAATCATTCATATTGATATGGACGCCTTTTACGCTTCCGTCGAGCAACGCGATCGTCCTCGATTAAAAGGTGTTCCTGTCGTCGTCGGTGGACCACCTCATGCACGCGGTGTCGTAGCGACCTGTTCCTATGAAGCACGGAAATACGGGATTCATAGCGCGATGCCGTCACGACGCGCCTTTCAGCTCTGCCCTCGTGCGGTCTTCATTCGTCCCCGCTTTGACGTCTACCGGGCTGTCAGTGCGCAAATTATGGCGCTTTTCCGAGAAGTGACACCGCTCGTCGAGCCTCTCTCGCTTGATGAAGCGTACCTCGACGTCACGGAAAATTATTTTGATCAAAAAAGTGCGACCTATATCGCGCAATATGTTCTTCAGCAAATTAAAGAACGGACAGGTCTGACAGCCTCTGCTGGTGTTTCGAACTCTAAGCTCGTCGCGAAGGTCGCTTCCGGATACGAGAAGCCGAACGGGTTGACGGTCGTTCCTCCAGAGGACGTCATCAGTTTCTTGTCTCCATTAAAAATTGGAGATTTACATGGCGTCGGAAAAGTCACGGAACAAGCGTTACGAAAACAAGGAATTGAAACCGTCGCAGATGTCCAAGCAATGCCGGTCGAACAATTACGAGCATTGCTCGGACGCGATCGCGGAACGGAACTGCATGCAATGGCGCATGGCATCGATGAACGTCCCGTTCGTCCGGAACGCGAGCGAAAATCAATCGGTTCTGAGACGACCTTCGAAGAAGATACGGAGGATATCGATACGATATTCGAGACGTTGATTCGAGAATCAAAATCCGTCATTGCGAGTCTTCAAAAAAAAGAACTCGTCTGCCGAACGATCACGATCAAGTGGAAGACCGATACATTCCAGTCACGTTCGAAACGGCATACATTTTCAGAAGAGACGGCGGACGAAGAACGATTACTTGAGGAAACAACGAAACTCTTCAATGGCATCACCTTCGACGGACCGATCCGCTTGATTGGTATGACGGTCAGTCACCTGACTACTCCTCCCGCTGCGCGACAGTTGACGTGGCAAGACTTAGACTTGCGCTTGTAA
- a CDS encoding magnesium transporter CorA family protein: MELEPQFNWSRYLDLADYEQTFPTAAVDQSEMDWVTQLRSKDMNFTRSEKGVLYGAVVTWQNPVDKTDRRSICFYVTKEKLITIGLSDSIVSLVAPYSPAHPFAAFYTILALQLNTYFAGIDQFETELFSRQDELRGSINEDSLDSIFALRDTIENWSDLIVPFQELVMAGEESFLDEDAYLEDLSLKLATIRVRRLLMLIEHYQKDIEVLLDLSTTVSNFRGNEIMKALTIFTAVATPTMALGAIWGMNFKIMPELEWKYGYALSLGLIFLSTGGIFYWMRWRGWLGALVRMPKNSRPKK; encoded by the coding sequence ATGGAACTGGAACCTCAATTTAATTGGTCCCGCTATCTCGATTTAGCTGACTATGAACAAACCTTTCCGACGGCTGCCGTCGACCAATCAGAAATGGACTGGGTCACACAGTTGCGATCGAAAGACATGAACTTCACCCGCTCGGAAAAAGGGGTTCTCTATGGCGCTGTCGTCACCTGGCAGAATCCTGTCGACAAAACTGACCGCCGCTCGATTTGCTTTTACGTAACGAAAGAAAAACTCATCACAATCGGATTGTCGGATTCAATCGTGTCCCTGGTCGCTCCCTATTCTCCCGCGCATCCCTTTGCGGCTTTTTATACGATTCTTGCTTTACAGCTGAACACGTATTTTGCCGGTATCGATCAGTTTGAGACGGAACTGTTCTCAAGACAAGATGAACTGCGCGGTAGCATCAATGAAGATTCACTCGATAGCATCTTCGCTTTACGCGACACGATCGAGAACTGGTCCGATTTAATCGTTCCGTTTCAAGAGCTCGTCATGGCTGGCGAAGAATCATTTCTCGATGAGGACGCGTATCTCGAGGATCTCTCGTTGAAACTAGCTACGATACGTGTCCGCCGTCTGTTGATGCTCATCGAACATTATCAAAAAGACATTGAGGTCCTGCTCGACTTATCGACGACCGTCTCGAACTTCCGTGGAAACGAAATCATGAAGGCATTAACGATCTTTACTGCCGTCGCGACACCAACGATGGCCCTCGGTGCGATTTGGGGGATGAACTTTAAAATCATGCCGGAATTAGAATGGAAATACGGTTACGCCCTATCCCTAGGACTGATCTTTCTCTCGACCGGTGGCATCTTCTACTGGATGCGCTGGCGCGGATGGTTAGGCGCTCTTGTTCGGATGCCAAAGAACAGTCGACCAAAAAAATAG
- a CDS encoding amino acid ABC transporter permease produces the protein MSELLTIVRDNSDVYAKAIGTTLLASGLAIVFALILGLILAVMRDSRLAVFSGFARLYVSFFRGTPLLLQILILYNGLVVLQLTGFQALAFGLSLHFSAYISESFRAAISSVDRGQWEAADSLGIPRRKTFKDVILPQALSRAIPPLSNSVIDIIKSTSLGTIVAVEELTYVSDQISATTYLVMPLLLFSAAIYWIMSTLIQSVQHRLEARFSIPE, from the coding sequence GTGAGTGAATTACTGACGATCGTCCGGGATAACTCGGACGTCTACGCAAAGGCGATTGGTACGACCCTTCTAGCAAGTGGTCTCGCCATCGTCTTTGCGCTTATTCTCGGGTTGATTCTTGCCGTCATGCGTGATAGCCGTCTTGCCGTCTTTAGCGGTTTTGCACGTTTATACGTCTCCTTCTTCCGAGGAACACCATTGCTGTTACAAATCCTGATTTTATACAATGGTCTCGTTGTCCTTCAATTGACTGGATTCCAAGCTCTCGCTTTCGGCTTATCGCTTCACTTTTCTGCGTATATCTCAGAATCGTTCCGAGCTGCCATCTCCTCTGTCGATCGTGGACAATGGGAAGCCGCTGATTCGCTCGGTATTCCGCGTCGTAAGACATTCAAGGACGTCATCTTGCCGCAAGCACTATCTCGGGCGATTCCACCGCTTTCAAACTCTGTCATCGATATCATCAAATCGACATCACTCGGTACGATTGTTGCTGTCGAAGAATTGACATACGTCTCTGACCAGATTTCAGCTACGACGTATCTCGTCATGCCGTTGCTGCTATTCTCAGCTGCGATTTACTGGATCATGTCAACGCTCATTCAAAGTGTTCAACATCGCTTAGAGGCACGATTCAGCATTCCAGAATGA
- a CDS encoding PucR family transcriptional regulator has translation MLRQLMTVFNDQLTTDPNVYCQEQYSVYRLEDGLCFGIKATAISDREQQLLDVFAERIITTSRSDIDLWRERIQSAHALEDQSFRLVHFLFNPTDERTSEEIQQLLSSFFSQTSILIPFSTHRFTVVEREEFVIESELSDLFLALQSDFVLDGKVLLGQQRAAGDIAVQFQLEQAALAFVPSMQIERFLPAMIRLASLDDRHRATLVDQFIRSLEPESRETILAFCRANLNVSLTAKHLFLHRNSLQYRLDRLTEQTGIDVRSFEGATFLYTLLLVA, from the coding sequence GTGTTACGACAACTGATGACTGTATTCAATGACCAGCTTACGACCGATCCGAATGTATATTGCCAGGAACAGTATAGCGTATATCGCCTTGAAGATGGACTCTGTTTTGGAATCAAGGCGACCGCCATCTCTGACCGCGAACAACAACTGCTTGATGTATTCGCTGAACGCATCATTACGACGTCGCGATCTGATATCGATTTATGGCGAGAGCGTATCCAATCTGCTCATGCCCTCGAAGATCAGTCGTTCCGACTTGTCCACTTTTTGTTCAATCCAACCGATGAACGGACAAGTGAAGAAATTCAACAATTGCTCTCCTCTTTCTTTTCGCAGACGAGCATCCTTATTCCTTTTAGCACACACCGCTTCACGGTCGTTGAACGCGAAGAGTTTGTCATCGAGTCCGAACTATCCGATTTATTTTTAGCATTACAATCTGATTTTGTACTAGACGGTAAGGTATTGCTTGGTCAACAACGTGCTGCAGGTGATATCGCCGTTCAGTTCCAACTTGAACAAGCAGCGCTTGCTTTCGTTCCTTCGATGCAAATCGAACGTTTCTTGCCTGCCATGATCCGTCTTGCAAGTCTAGATGATCGGCATCGCGCGACACTCGTCGATCAGTTCATCCGTTCCCTCGAGCCAGAGTCTCGTGAGACGATCCTTGCTTTTTGTCGAGCTAATTTGAACGTCTCTCTGACAGCAAAACATCTATTCTTACATCGAAATAGCCTCCAGTATCGACTCGACCGGTTGACGGAGCAGACTGGAATCGATGTTCGCTCATTTGAAGGTGCTACTTTCCTCTATACCTTACTTCTTGTAGCATGA